The sequence GGGAAGAAAGCGATCGGTAATATACCTTTGCGATAGCTCCACAGCAGCAATGATGGCATCGTCTTTAATCCGCACGTGGTGGTGCGTTTCGTAGCGTTCTTTGAGTCCGCGCAAGATAGAGATGGCGTCGAGCGTGTCGGGTTCATTCACCATAACGATCTGGAAACGGCGTTCGAGGGCTTTGTCTTTTTCAAAATATTTCTGATACTCTTTAAGCGTGGTAGCCCCGATGGCGCGCAGCTCGCCACGTGCGAGTGCCGGCTTCAGAATGTTGGCGGCATCCATGGCACCTTCGCCACCGCCGGCACCCACTAAAGTATGTATCTCGTCGATAAAGAGCATGATTTCGCCAGCGGAATCCGACACCTCTTTGATGACGCTCTTGAGCCGCTCTTCAAATTCGCCTTTGTACTTGGCACCGGCAATCAAAGCGCCCATGTCGAGCGAAAAAATCTGTTTTGATTTCAGATTTTCAGGGACGTCGCCATTGATGATCCGGTGAGCGATGCCTTCGGCAATAGCCGTTTTTCCCACACCCGGTTCACCAATGATAATCGGGTTGTTTTTGGTGCGTCGCGAAAGAATCTGTAGGATACGCCGTATCTCCTCATCACGACCAATCACAGGATCGAGCTTGCCGCTGGCAGCCAACTCGTTCAGATTTAGTGCGTAACGATTCAATGCGTTGTAGGTGTCTTCGGCATTTTGTGTTTGCACAGTTTGCCCTTTGCGCAAAGTTTTGATAGCTTCCGGCAGATTCTTGCGATTTACACCATACTGATTGAGCAGATCAGCGGTTTTATCATTTACCGAAAGGATACCCAGCAATACATGTTCGATGCTTACAAACTCATCACCGAAATCTTTGAGGTACGACAGCGCCTTTTGCAAAGCGGTATTGGCATCGGCCGAAAGATAGACCTGCCCGCCGGTTTGCCGCGCATACGTCAGCAACAGCCGGTCGAGGTCGGCAGTCAATGCATTCATATCTACATCCATTTTCTTTAGCAGAAATGGAATCACATTTTCGTCAATCAACAGAAGGCCTTTGAGCAGATGCGCAGTCTCGATTTGCGGATGCTGCGATGCCTGCGCAATCTCCTGTGCTTTCTGTACGACCTCCTGAGCTTTTAAAGTGAAATTATTAAGGTTCATAGGTTGTTAATTTTTTTGTTGAGAAAAGTAACAATCAAACATCCGGCCACCAGGCAAAATCGGGATTTTGATGCAAAGATGTCAGCTAACCTATTGATTTCAAATGTCTTTTTGTCTATTTTATTAATTATTAAAATAGAAATAGCTCAAAATGAAGATCATTAAAAAAACATCGAACCTGAAATTTTTGCAGTCGTTTACAATATTTTGGGCAGGAAATCATTCTCTTGATTAAAAATTTTGCACCTATGAGCATAGCAAACAAAAAAAAGACGCTGGTAATTGGCGCCAGTATGCGTCCCGAACGCTATTCGAATATAGCCGTCAACAAACTTAATGCTGCCGGGCACCCCGTGGTAGCCCTCGGACTGCGAGCTGGAATGATCGGCGAAACGGAGATTCTCACCGGCTTTCCGGATGTTGCGCACATCGACACTGTAACGATGTATGTGGGAATGGCCAATCAGCCACAGTACTACGATTACATCCTGAAAACTATTTCGCCGAAGCGCATCATTTTCAATCCAGGTGCAGAAAATGAAACCTTTAAGGAGCTGGCCCTCCAGCAAGGCATCGAGGTGGAGGAAAGCTGCACGCTGGTGATGCTTTCCTTAGGTTTGTATTAGCATGGCGAATTTGCAGTTGCAGAATAAACCTTATTTTCGCGACTTAAAGTAGCACAAGAAGCATGGCATCACAAGGCATAAACAGAACTTTTTTGATCATCGGAATCATTCTATTGATGCTGCTGCATGTTTCCAATATTGCCGTGGCGCAGGAGCCACAGCTTGCCGATACAACCCGCGCATGCATGGCTGATAGCGTGCTACTCGATGCCGGCGGAGGGTTTATCAGTTATCTGTGGAACACCGACGAACAAACGCAAACGATCATTGCCAGGCAATCCGGAAAATTCAGCGTGCTCTGCACCCGCCCTGACATGACGGTGGTGGAAGATTCCACTTTCGTGATCATGCAAAATGCCTACATCGACATGGTGGATACCATTCTCACCTGTTACACTGAGCCGGTAACGCTCTGTGTGGTTCCCGACACGCTCATGTATAAATGGACATCGAATGACCCGGAGCTTTTTATCCCTTTCAGCACACTCGCTTGCGTGGACGTGATTCCCGAAAACGACACCACCACCATTTACGTACAAATCAGCGACAGCGCCAACACCATCGTTTGCACCGACAGCGTGCAAATCTGGCTCTATCCGCGCATGCGCTTTGTCGAAGTGAATCAGATCAATAAAGGATGCCCAGGCACCTGCAAAGGGCAGTTGCAGGTAATTGTGGCGGGCGGACTGCCTCCCTACAGCTATCTTTGGCCTAACGCCAGACCAGTTCAGCGTGACTCTATCGCTTTCAGCCTTTGCGAATCTGAATACACCATCGAAGTTACCGACCAATATCTCTGCATGCGCGATACAGCCATCAAAGTGGAAGTGTATGATATGCCTGAAGTGGAAATTGTGCGCGATCCCGACGATGAAATCTATATCGAAAATCCGGTGGTGAACTTTTCTTTTGACAATAAATCCATCGACAGTATTCAGGTTATCGACTGGAGCTGGAACTTCGGCGACAGCACCTACACCAAAGAGGAAAATCCCCGCAAGGTTTTCAATCAGGTGCGCGATTACGATATCTGGCTGAAATACACCACGCAAAACGAATGCATCGACTCGGTGTCGATGACCGTCAACATTCTGGAAACAAAGCTGGATATCCCGGAAGTAATCACACCCAATGGCGATCCTTTCAATCAGTTTTTTGTAATCGAAAATTTAGAACATTACATTTCTACTGATTTGAAAATTTTCAATCGGTTGGGTAAGAAAGTTTATTCATCCTCCAACTACCAGAGCGACTGGGATGCACCCAATCTGACTGAGGGTGTGTACTTTTATGTGCTCGAAGCCAAAGGATATTTCCGTACCGAAACCTTCAACGGAACCATCACCGTGCTGAGATAGAGGATTGAAATTCCAAAAGTCAAAAGTCAAATAAATCTCAATATTCAAATTCCAATGATTCAAACCGCCCGGAGTTTGTGATTTTTAGAATTGTTATTTGGAATTTGGATATTGGAATTTGGAACTTGCACTAAACCCTTTCTTATGATTAGTAAAAAAGCAGCTCGCCTTTGGCAACAAAAGAAAATTCATCAATTATTTCTTTTAGTCGTAATTTTCATGTTTTTGTCTGGTTGTCAAAATGGAGCAAACCGGCAGCAAATCGTGATTTTTCATGCCGGGAGCCTTAGCGTTCCTGTTAAACAAATTACCGAAGCTTACCAGCAGGAACATCCGGATGTGAAGTTTCTCACAGAAGCTGCCGGAAGTGTGGCGAGCATTCGTAAGATAACGGATTTACACCGCGACTGCGACATCCTGCTTTCAGCCGATTATGCAATCATCGACAAGCTGATGATTCCTGATTACAGCAGCTGGAACATTCGCTTCGCTGCCAACGAAATGGCAATAGTTTACGCCAGCGATGCTGCCGACACCATCAGCGCCACCAACTGGCCACGAGTGCTGGCCAACGACAAGGTGCGCTATGGACGCTCCGATCCCGACTCCGACCCGTGCGGTTATCGAACTGTGCTTGTATTGGATTTGGCTGAACGCGCGCTTGATGTGCCAGGCTTACGGCAAAACCTCCTCAACAAAGACCAGCGTTACATACGGCCCAAAGAAACCGATCTGATTGCATTACTCGAAACCCACACGGTAGATTATATTTTTATTTATCGCTCGGTGGCGGTGCAGCACAATCTTGGTTATTTGCTGCTGCCCGATTCGATAAATCTTAAAAAACCCACGCTGGCTGACTGGTATAAAACTGCGAGCGTTGATATTATCGGCTCGGAGCCGGGAACAAAAATCACCCAACATGGCGAGCCTATGATTTATGGCTTGACCATCCCCGAAAATGCACCCAGTCGGGAACTCGCTATTGATTTTCTCGACTTTTTCCTGGATGCTGCCAAAGGCATGCGCCTCATGGAAGAGGCCGGTCAGCCCTCCGTAGTTCCTTCGCCGGCATCGGGTTATGAGCTAATTCCGGAAGTTTTAAAGAAATATGTGCTGCCGCCTGCATGATCAACCCACCTAAATATTCTGAATACTTTCAAGTTTAAAAACAGGCAGAGCCTGTAAAAATAAAACAGACCAGGCAGAGCCTCATCCAAACCTTTTGGATGCCATCTTCTTTGCCAGTGTATATTCTTTAATGTCTTTCATCCAACATCACTGCCACAAAAATTACTTTCTTTGCCAACTGATATGCACCGCTGTGCTAATCGAATTTATTTACATCTAAATCATAAAAAAGTATGAAGAAAATCCTATTACTGATTGCAGCCGTGGCTCTTTTTGGCTGCCAGAATCAAAACACACAACAACAGTCTGCAGCCAATGCCCCGCAGCATCAGCGCGACACCACCGACGCAACCAACAATTTTTACGACAACGAAGATTTGCATTCGCTGCAAACCAACACAGTAGAAATTACCGGCGAGATCGCTAATCCCGGAACCATCGACTTTTCGATGTTGCCAAAGCGCACTATTATTGTAAAAGAAACGCTTCCTTCCGATACAGGCAACTGTTTTGTAGGCGCTTACCGCTACGATGGCTATTCACTTTTTGATATCATCAATGCGCATTATCCGCAAAAAGCCAATCAGGAAGCCTTCCCTCCCATCATCGATCTTTACGTGGTGGTTTCCAACGATCGCGGCGAAAGTGCAGTTTTTAGCTGGGGCGAAATTTATTACCCCACACATCTGCACGACATCATGTTGGCTACCGACGTGATGCGCATCGTACCCTCCAAGACCCACGACCTGTGGCCACTGCCCGAAAAAGCCAAAATGGTTGCCGGAGCCGATCTGCTCACCTCGCGCAACATCGAAAGCCCTTCCAAAATAACGGTACACTCTGCCACCCGCGAATTTGAAGTCGAACAAGGTATGTCGCCGATGTATTCCGAACAATTCGACGTGTATGTTGATGGTGCCAAGACCAAAACCATCAAGACCCTGCCTTCCGACGTTGATCTGGTCAACTTCGAAGCTATTTTTTATGGTCGGGGTCGCGGCATCCACAGCACCACGCCATTTACCGGCGCTCCGCTGAAAAGCGTACTTGCTGATCAATGGCCTATCAACGCCAAAAATATACAGCAGGCCTACATCATTGTTGCTGCACGCGATGGCTTCCGTGGCGTCTATACCTTTTCAGAAGTTTTCAACCGCAACGATCAATCGGAGGTGCTGCTCATCCATGCTCCCAAAAAACTCGATGGCGGGGCATTCAGGCTCTTTCCGGCCGGCGACTTCTTTTCTGACCGCGCCATCAAATCGATCATCAGTATCTGGTTCGAACATTTGTAAGACAACATTTTTATTATGATAAAAAAGAGGCGCCAACTCGAAGGCTTTGAGCTGTGGCTCATACTGCTGGGAGGTTTGGTGCTTCTTTTTATTCTGGCGCCGCTGGTGAACATGCTCATCCATTCGTCGCCTGATTCGCTCTCCAAAGCGCTTCACGACCGGGAAGTTACCGACAGCATCTGGCTCACCCTTGCCACTTCTATGGCAGCCACTGTTGTGATGGCGTTTGGCGCTGTCCCGCTGGCCTATGTGCTGGCCCGGCGCAATTTCAAACTAAAAAGGCTGGTACAGGGACTGATCGATCTGCCCGTAGTTATCCCACACTCAGCTGCCGGTATTGCCATACTTGGGATTATTTCGCGCCAGTCACTGCCCGGAAAAGCTGCCGGAGCGCTGGGTTTCGATCTGGTGGGACATCCGGCAGGCATCATGGTGGCCATGGCTTTTGTAAGCCTGCCATTTCTTATCAACGCTGCCCGCGATGGCTTTGCCGAGGTGCCGGAGCGGCTGGAACATGCTGCTCAAAATCTGGGGGCAAAACCCCGACAGGTATTTTTCAGGATTACCCTTCCACTGGCGTGGCGAAGCATCCTTTCAGGGCTTATCATGATGTTTGCCCGCGGCATGAGCGAGTTTGGCGCGGTGGTCATCATCGCCTACCATCCCATGATAACGCCAGTACTCATTTATGAACGCTTTGGCGCTTTTGGGCTTAACTATGCCCGACCGGTAGCCGTGATTTTTGTAGGAATATGCCTGCTGTTTTTCGTGCTACTGCGCATGCTGGTAAAAGAGAGGAGTCGCTTTGTTAGAAGTTAAAAATCTCTCTGTGCAGCTTGGCGATTTCGCTTTGCGCGATATTAATATCAAAATTAATAAAGGTGAATATTTCGTCCTGGCTGGTCCGTCGGGATCGGGGAAGTCGATATTGCTCGAATCCATTACCGGAATCTATCGCAGCCGATGCAACGGTACGGTAAAACTCGATGGTACCGACATCAGTCACAAGCCTCTGCGTCAGCGTAGAATTGGATTGGTGTTTCAGGACAATACGCTCTTTCCTCATCTTTCGGTGCGCCGTAATATTGAGTTTGCGCTGCGGCTAAATATCAATAATGAACGGCAAATAAAAAGTAAACTCAGCGAATTGAGCAGTCGCTTTCTGCTCGATGATCTGCTGCATCGTTCTGTAACAACCCTCTCAGGTGGCGAAACTCAGCGCGTTCTGTTGGCACGCACGCTGGCTTCCGATCCTAAGATCATTCTGCTCGACGAGCCGCTCACAGGAATAGATAGTCTGCAAAAAGATCTGCTGAAACGACACCTTCGGGCGTTGCACCGCAGCGGACTCACCATTATGCACGTCACCCACGACTTTGAAGAGGCCTACTCGCTGGCTGACCGCATGGCTGTGATGCACGAGGGGCGGCTGCTGCACACCGCCACACCCGAAGCAATGCTTTCACGCCCGGCAGACAAGTTCATCGCCCGGTTTTGCGGACATAAAAATTTCTTTAAGGCACAGGTTTTTAATGGGAAAAGTTTACGGATAGAAGATAAAATTGAGCTACAGCTAAAAAATGATTTAATACGCCAATCGTTGGTTTCGATACTCATCGATGCACGGAAAATCCTCTATTCCAATGTAAAACCTACACTTGACAGCGACAATATTTTTGAGGGAAAAATTCTGGATGTGTTCCGCTCGCCGCTTGGCAAGGAGCTCCTGATAGACATTGGCATTCAAATCTCAGTAATTATCGATGAAACCCTTTCAGATCCATCATCACAGCAAATCGACAAAACAGTATGGGTAGGAATACCGCAGGAGGCTGTGAGAGTGATTGATGCGGAGTATCATTAAAACTAATTCCAAAATTGGATAGCCAACTCATCCTCCAAAATCATTTTTATTAAAGATATTTTAAGAATGCAGCGTGAAGTTATTAATGCGTCGTTTCGGCTTCACTCTGATGAAGATATTCATGATTAAGTTCGTGCCAGGTGGGGAGGTGGTTGTGGTGCCACTTATCTATTACCTGTCCATCTTTCACGAGTACCAGTCCGGGATTGGCCCGGATTATCGTTTTGAGCGTGATGTCGTCGGCATTAAAAAACGGGATATCGAATGGGATGCCTTGTGCCTCGAGAAACTGCTGGATATTGTTAGGCAATGTGGAAGTGAGAACGATAAAGCTGTACCCATTTTCCTCGGCAGCCTCATAGAGCTCGTGTATTTGCTGAAAAGCCATTTCGTCGGCGATATCTAAATCCCAAGCCACAACGATAAAATGATAATCGGGATCCTGGAGGTAGTCGCCCGTAACGTCTTCGCCGGCAAAATTGATAATGGCCAGGTCCATTCCCGGCAAACGGTTTGGATCCTCTATGCGCTGGCCCACAAACTCCCATCGGGCCATCCATGCAGAGTCGCTGTAAGGATAATCAGGCGAAATATACTCCTTCATTTCACCGGTTTCGGTATCACGATAAGTGAGATAATATTTTACGGGTAGCGGATCTTCCACGTAGAGGCGGTTACCGATTTTCCAGGGGCGGAAGTCCATCATGGGCAGATTGATGTGGTTGAGGTACTGAAAGGTGATAAATAGTGCCGCCAGCCCCACAGCCAGTGTCCATTCGGTGGCATTGCGATAGCTGATGCGCAGGCGGTTTCGGTTGGTAAAAACCAGCAGCACCAGCACCATAATGACGATGTTTTTGTAAAAGGTCTGCCAGTTGCTCATGATCAATGCGTCGCCAAAGCAGCCGCAGTCGGGCACCGGATTGTTGAGCGCATCGTTGAAGGTAATGATGGTAAAGACGCTCATCATCAGCAACACGAGCCAGGCGGTAAGACGCGGCTTTACGTTGAAAAGCAACAAGCCCCCCAGGAGCAGTTCGCCCGTGTTGAGCAAAAACGAAAAGAAAACCGCCGCAGGCATCATCCAGTCGACGCCATAGGCGATAAAATAATCCTCAATGCGATAGGCAGTGCCCATCGGATCGACGCCTTTGGAGAAGCCCGAAAATAAAAATAAAAATCCTAAAAAGATGCGCCCCGCGACGAGCATGTTCTTGTCGAAAATTTTGCGGTAACGCAAAACCAAAATAATGATGAAAAGCAACAACACCAAAAATGGCAGGTTGTAACCAACGAAAAAATTGATGAGAATCGCTGAAAAAAGCGTGAGCGCCAAAATGGCCCACCCGGTAACGGTTTTAAGTTTTGATTTGATCATGGAACAGAAATCGAAAGTTTATTTTTTTATTAATAACAAAATAAGCCTGTGCAACAACAGACTTCGGAACTATAAAGTGCTGCTCTCGTCCTCGGCAATTTTGATGAGGGCAAAAAGCGCATAATTGATAATATCGGCATAGTTGGCTTCGAGGCCTTCGGAAACAAGCGTCTTGCCCTGGTTGTCCTCGATTTGTTTTACGCGCAATAATTTCATCAGGATAATGTCGGTGTAGGACGAGATGCGCATGTTGCGCCAAGCCTCGTCGTAGTCGTGGTTTTTGTCATTCATCAGCGCTTTGGCAGCGTAGATGTGCTGGTTGTAAAGCGCCAGCGCCTCGTCGTGAGCAAGCTCGTGGAATTGCCCGCCGCTTGCAAGTTGAATCAGCGCCATAACAGAGTAGTTGGCGATGCCGATAAACTCATCGCGTGCCTGTTCGTCGATTTTTTGTACCGCCTTTTCTTCGATGCTTCGGATGCGGTTAGCTTTGATGTAAATCTGATCGGTGAGCGAAGTAGTTCGCAGAATGCGCCAGGCGCTGCCATAGTCTTTCATTTTTTTATCAAAAACTTCGCGACACTGGGCTATGGCAGCTTCAAACTGTAGATCGGTATTATGCATTATTTCTTCTTATTAATATCTTTCTG comes from Bacteroidales bacterium and encodes:
- a CDS encoding CoA-binding protein; translated protein: MSIANKKKTLVIGASMRPERYSNIAVNKLNAAGHPVVALGLRAGMIGETEILTGFPDVAHIDTVTMYVGMANQPQYYDYILKTISPKRIIFNPGAENETFKELALQQGIEVEESCTLVMLSLGLY
- a CDS encoding gliding motility-associated C-terminal domain-containing protein, with the protein product MASQGINRTFLIIGIILLMLLHVSNIAVAQEPQLADTTRACMADSVLLDAGGGFISYLWNTDEQTQTIIARQSGKFSVLCTRPDMTVVEDSTFVIMQNAYIDMVDTILTCYTEPVTLCVVPDTLMYKWTSNDPELFIPFSTLACVDVIPENDTTTIYVQISDSANTIVCTDSVQIWLYPRMRFVEVNQINKGCPGTCKGQLQVIVAGGLPPYSYLWPNARPVQRDSIAFSLCESEYTIEVTDQYLCMRDTAIKVEVYDMPEVEIVRDPDDEIYIENPVVNFSFDNKSIDSIQVIDWSWNFGDSTYTKEENPRKVFNQVRDYDIWLKYTTQNECIDSVSMTVNILETKLDIPEVITPNGDPFNQFFVIENLEHYISTDLKIFNRLGKKVYSSSNYQSDWDAPNLTEGVYFYVLEAKGYFRTETFNGTITVLR
- a CDS encoding substrate-binding domain-containing protein, which gives rise to MISKKAARLWQQKKIHQLFLLVVIFMFLSGCQNGANRQQIVIFHAGSLSVPVKQITEAYQQEHPDVKFLTEAAGSVASIRKITDLHRDCDILLSADYAIIDKLMIPDYSSWNIRFAANEMAIVYASDAADTISATNWPRVLANDKVRYGRSDPDSDPCGYRTVLVLDLAERALDVPGLRQNLLNKDQRYIRPKETDLIALLETHTVDYIFIYRSVAVQHNLGYLLLPDSINLKKPTLADWYKTASVDIIGSEPGTKITQHGEPMIYGLTIPENAPSRELAIDFLDFFLDAAKGMRLMEEAGQPSVVPSPASGYELIPEVLKKYVLPPA
- a CDS encoding ABC transporter permease — protein: MIKKRRQLEGFELWLILLGGLVLLFILAPLVNMLIHSSPDSLSKALHDREVTDSIWLTLATSMAATVVMAFGAVPLAYVLARRNFKLKRLVQGLIDLPVVIPHSAAGIAILGIISRQSLPGKAAGALGFDLVGHPAGIMVAMAFVSLPFLINAARDGFAEVPERLEHAAQNLGAKPRQVFFRITLPLAWRSILSGLIMMFARGMSEFGAVVIIAYHPMITPVLIYERFGAFGLNYARPVAVIFVGICLLFFVLLRMLVKERSRFVRS
- a CDS encoding ABC transporter ATP-binding protein, coding for MLEVKNLSVQLGDFALRDINIKINKGEYFVLAGPSGSGKSILLESITGIYRSRCNGTVKLDGTDISHKPLRQRRIGLVFQDNTLFPHLSVRRNIEFALRLNINNERQIKSKLSELSSRFLLDDLLHRSVTTLSGGETQRVLLARTLASDPKIILLDEPLTGIDSLQKDLLKRHLRALHRSGLTIMHVTHDFEEAYSLADRMAVMHEGRLLHTATPEAMLSRPADKFIARFCGHKNFFKAQVFNGKSLRIEDKIELQLKNDLIRQSLVSILIDARKILYSNVKPTLDSDNIFEGKILDVFRSPLGKELLIDIGIQISVIIDETLSDPSSQQIDKTVWVGIPQEAVRVIDAEYH
- a CDS encoding BT_3928 family protein, producing MIKSKLKTVTGWAILALTLFSAILINFFVGYNLPFLVLLLFIIILVLRYRKIFDKNMLVAGRIFLGFLFLFSGFSKGVDPMGTAYRIEDYFIAYGVDWMMPAAVFFSFLLNTGELLLGGLLLFNVKPRLTAWLVLLMMSVFTIITFNDALNNPVPDCGCFGDALIMSNWQTFYKNIVIMVLVLLVFTNRNRLRISYRNATEWTLAVGLAALFITFQYLNHINLPMMDFRPWKIGNRLYVEDPLPVKYYLTYRDTETGEMKEYISPDYPYSDSAWMARWEFVGQRIEDPNRLPGMDLAIINFAGEDVTGDYLQDPDYHFIVVAWDLDIADEMAFQQIHELYEAAEENGYSFIVLTSTLPNNIQQFLEAQGIPFDIPFFNADDITLKTIIRANPGLVLVKDGQVIDKWHHNHLPTWHELNHEYLHQSEAETTH
- a CDS encoding DUF1599 domain-containing protein: MHNTDLQFEAAIAQCREVFDKKMKDYGSAWRILRTTSLTDQIYIKANRIRSIEEKAVQKIDEQARDEFIGIANYSVMALIQLASGGQFHELAHDEALALYNQHIYAAKALMNDKNHDYDEAWRNMRISSYTDIILMKLLRVKQIEDNQGKTLVSEGLEANYADIINYALFALIKIAEDESSTL